One segment of Castanea sativa cultivar Marrone di Chiusa Pesio chromosome 3, ASM4071231v1 DNA contains the following:
- the LOC142627794 gene encoding putative disease resistance protein RGA3 encodes MSDILGRDKVKDELVSIILGKGTEKEKCPHVISLVGMGSMGKTTLAQLAFNHHEVKDHFEDRIWVCVSEPFDQCRVAKAIVEALGVHQALLKPFRDALKNCGSQSSRILVTTRKDKVAKMMESANTIKLEELSEEDCWLVFRKIAFSDKDPKQCEQLEVFGRQISKKCKGLPLAAKTLGSLMHFKKSIEEWKNVLDSNLWELEDVERGLFAPLLLSYFDLPSPLKRCFSYCAIFPKDHDFNVNELVHMWTAHGFVESMGNMEVEIMAREYFDNLVIRSFFQKYIYRYRMHDIVHDFAQSITKNECFIISSDIESKSNYNNARHLRLVIPEKTQFPVSIDNAKNLHTLIFFNQGGYNISNLFQNFRLLRVLTLECRMELPHIVENLVHLRYLNLFECNEGIGKLINLRHLVGKNFLIPRGIGRLISLRALRCFSISEEDSEGCKLGELKNLNHLQGNIEIRGLGNMVDVSEVENAQLKKKIHLREMLLSFKKGKDRGWQDYWVPNAVDPNDRRMERDVLVLNALEPPQELEQLDVNCYQGITMSPNWLMFLIKLKTVSICWATKLMSLPPLGKFPFLESLNIWHVCSLKKVGVEYFGIESKNKKEDIIFPNLKYLSFVSLEEWEEWIGIGGKEDADCITVMPHLQCLEIRGCRKLKSLPDFLRTIPLNKLEVAGCPIIKERCQRETGEDWHTISHIPIIDLKEHDIWEDYCRLRSPAPFTK; translated from the exons ATGTCTGATATTCTTGGACGTGATAAGGTTAAGGATGAGCTAGTGAGCATCATATTGGGCAAGGgtactgaaaaagaaaaatgcccCCATGTCATCTCTTTGGTGGGCATGGGCAGTATGGGAAAAACGACTCTTGCCCAGCTAGCCTTTAATCATCATGAGGTGAAGGATCATTTTGAAGATagaatttgggtttgtgtttccgAACCCTTTGATCAATGTAGGGTTGCCAAAGCTATCGTTGAAGCTTTGGGAGTTC ACCAAGCACTGTTAAAGCCATTCAGAGATGCACTGAAAAATTGTGGTTCACAAAGTAGTAGAATTCTAGTCACCACACGTAAAGACAAAGTTGCGAAGATGATGGAAAGTGCAAATACGATCAAGTTGGAGGAATTGTCTGAGGAAGATTGTTGGTTGGTGTTTAGAAAAATAGCATTTTCTGACAAGGATCCTAAGCAATGTGAGCAATTAGAAGTCTTTGGCAGGCAAATATCAAAGAAGTGTAAAGGCTTGCCCCTTGCTGCAAAAACTTTAGGGAGTCTCATGCATTTCAAGAAAAGTATAGAAGAATGGAAGAACGTTTTGGATAGCAATTTGTGGGAATTAGAAGATGTTGAAAGAGGTCTTTTTGCGCCATTGTTACTTAGTTATTTTGATTTGCCCTCACCACTGAAACGGTGTTTCTCATATTGTGCTATCTTTCCGAAAGATCATGACTTTAATGTTAATGAGTTGGTACATATGTGGACAGCACATGGATTTGTTGAGTCAATGGGAAATATGGAGGTAGAAATCATGGCAAGAGAATACTTTGATAATTTAGTCATTCGCTCTTtcttccaaaaatatatttacagGTACAGAATGCATGATATAGTGCATGACTTTGCACAATCAATTACTAAGAATGAATGCTTTATAATCAGTAGTGATATAGAGTCgaaatcaaattataataatgcTCGCCATTTGAGATTAGTAATTCCAGAAAAAACGCAATTTCCTGTGTCCATTGATAATGCCAAAAATCTACACACCCTTATCTTTTTTAATCAAGGTGGTTATAACATATCCAATTTATTCCAGAATTTTAGACTTTTACGGGTATTAACTTTGGAGTGTAGAATGGAACTTCCGCATATCGTGGAAAATTTAGTACATTTAAGGTATCTCAATTTGTTTGAGTGCAATGAG GGGATAGgtaaattaattaacttaagACATCTTGTTGGAAAAAATTTTCTGATTCCAAGAGGGATTGGAAGATTGATTTCTCTTAGAGCATTAAGATGTTTCAGCATAAGTGAGGAGGATAGCGAAGGATGTAAACTtggagaattaaaaaatttgaaccacCTGCAAGGGAATATTGAAATACGTGGGTTGGGGAACATGGTAGATGTAAGTGAGGTCGAGAATGCACAACTTAAGAAGAAGATACACCTTCGTGAAATGCTACTATCTTTTAAGAAAGGGAAGGATAGAGGATGGCAGGACTATTGGGTTCCGAATGCCGTCGACCCCAATGATAGAAGAATGGAGAGGGATGTCTTAGTTTTAAATGCCTTAGAGCCACCTCAAGAGTTGGAGCAGTTAGACGTTAATTGCTACCAGGGCATCACAATGTCTCCTAATTGGTTGATGTTCTTAATCAAATTGAAAACGGTTTCTATTTGTTGGGCCACAAAGTTAATGAGTTTGCCTCCTTTGGGGAAGTTTCCGTTCCTCGAATCATTAAATATATGGCATGTGTGTAGTTTGAAAAAAGTGGGTGTTGAATATTTCGGAATAGAAtctaaaaacaagaaagaagacATAATATTCCCAAATTTGAAATATCTCAGTTTTGTGTCGTTAGAAGAGTGGGAAGAATGGATTGGGATTGGAGGAAAAGAAGACGCAGACTGTATTACAGTAATGCCTCATCTTCAATGCTTGGAAATTCGTGGCTGCAGAAAGTTAAAGTCGCTGCCGGACTTCCTACGTACAATTCCATTGAATAAATTGGAGGTCGCTGGCTGTCCAATTATCAAGGAGCGTTGCCAAAGAGAGACAGGAGAGGACTGGCACACCATTTCTCACATCCCAATCATCGATCTTAAAGAACATGATATTTGGG AGGATTATTGTCGTCTCAGATCACCAGCACCTTTCACAAagtaa